The Oreochromis niloticus isolate F11D_XX linkage group LG4, O_niloticus_UMD_NMBU, whole genome shotgun sequence DNA segment GCTCACAATACTGGATTGTCACATGGAGCCGTCAGATTAAAGTCCCGAGGTGAAGCTAAGGTGAGGGATTATGAACATCACAGTAACTGCTGACTGACCTGAAACAGTACCACAgggcaataaataaataataaaatgagaCAAATGCAATAAACATAATCCGTTCACTCCAGTCCAGATGACAAGCTGTTTGATTTGTAACTGTTCAAAGTTTGCAATAGAGTTGTCATAGTGCCAAAAACTAAACATCAGGAAGCTTCTTTCTCACTCTCTTCACTTGGCTTGGCAATAAAATCACAGGTGAACCGATAACGTGCCTATAAATAATATAGATGCTTTATCTAAAATACCACATCTTTAAATCCTCTGATGAAGGACAAGTATTTCCCATTCATTCTCTCTACTCTTTGTGCAGAGCTTGAGCTATTCCTGATttctttataatttattttacttccaaggagccagactttcttatCATTTATTAAAGTGTTCTTGAgcagtagttctccaggctttctgagggtgtttcaaagtttttctttggacattggctgcttttttattcatttttagttCAATCCTTGCACCATTTTTTCTTTGGTTTGGTTTTAAGCCACTTGTCACAGACCTTTGAATCACTCAATAATAAAAAGGCATCTAACTCTTGGCACTTTCCTATTAGCAGCCAATCACAacaacacataatttgttctgACCTCTGTAGTTGATTCTTAGAAAAATACCAACAATAACACAATTTGACaggaataaaatattattttgcaGCAAAAAGCTGATTCACAAAGAGctgttagctgaaaacttgacATATCCTGGCATGATGTGCAGTGGATCCTTAATAAATTTGAGGAAAGTAGACAAGTGAtggatgagaaaagaaaaatatctgcaCCAGCTGAACTCTATTTGAAAGTCATGTTCTTAAGAAATAGAAAGAAATTCAGACCTGATTCATGACCTGAGAAATCTGTCTGTTCACTTGagccatctactgttcactgaagcctcaccATAAATGGTCTCAGTAGAAGGGTGGCTATAAACCACCACCACGCATCCATCTGGAAAGcgtctgattggcaacagcttcatctttcagcatgacaatgatcctaaACACACATACTGTGCGGTAAAGGtgtacctggatagaaaaaacacacagtcgaacactatcagtcatggattttCCTCCCCAgtgcccggacctcaacattattgaaggaTTGTGTGATCATCTTgatagagaacagaacaaaaggcagaaacatccaaagaagagctttgaatgtcctttaagaagcctggagaactattcctgaagactacttaaagaaattacaagaaccCTGCCTAAGAGAGTTAAAACTGTGTTGAAGATTAAAGGTGGTATTACCAAATAAGGAGTTTCACGCTTGTTACAATTGTGTAAACTGATACATATcttgtcaaaggagtttgcaaagaaaagcgtctggacttctttaagttgcttgaagacgtttcacctctcatccgagaagcttcttcagttctaaggtcaaatggccgagagtcccagatttaaacccagtgggagtatcccccccaaggagggacaaaggaccccctggtgatcctcaggaattcacatgacaaggtggggccaggtttcacaatgggctcacctgaaaccctggctgattaggtcccacacccgctttcacacctttgactacgatgacctggatgacttaGAATCTTCACAGACATGATACATatcttatatactgtatttctctgtatgtttcAATAGATCTATTTCAAATTttccaagcaaaatataaagaaataaggggtggttcaagacttttgcacaatactggAGACTTTTAATCCTTGAACAAAGTAAACCAGCAACGAGGTGAATCATAAAATGTTTGTAAATGTACACCGTTCATGTATGGTAACACCGTCATACACGGGTGGTGGCGCTGTGCACCTTTTAAGTTAGTCTGATGACCCAAAATACGCACGAAGAAGACGAGGCGCATGCGCAGTGCAGTGGGTCACAAGCGGCTATGTTTACATCTGTTGAAAACATTTATCACTTTTTGGGTCCTTATTAACGGTAAGTTTTCCGATTATATTAACTACCTATAACCGGGCTTTCATATTCAGAAAACATACTTTATCATACAACACAGGTTAGTTGTCTTATGCTAATAGCAAACCTCTAGTTAGCAAATCAGCGGTGCTAACTAGTGGGCGCATGATTTCCTGCCACACGCGCAGGTGGATGGGATGCTCTCACGGCCAAGGAAACGTCCTCGAATATAAGACAGGCTACGGAGAAAGATGGTTTGGCGCACTGCGGTTGAGACCTCTGGAGGCTGTTGCTTTTTTGATACTGAAACTACATATACATTCAGGGTCTTTCAATCTTTTAACTCTTACATTCTGGGTCAAATcagatcttttttaaaaatttgacagcagtaaaaataaataattaaacataaatgttattgttttacCCTGAAATTCAACGCCTTTTCCGAAAGTTACACAAAATACGCAAAATGAAAGTTGAATCCAAAAAATATTGTTGTACATCGAGGCTATTCCGGGTCAAAATTGAGCTGTTTCTTTTCAGATGAATTTTAGATCTGAACCTGGAAGCTGTACATGTCGGGTCTGTGTGTACTTCTTATGGGAGAGTGGTGACAGAGGTGAAGGCAGGAGCTTGATTCAGTCGTGAGAACCGTCACATTTGCCCAGGTTCCCACAGAGACAGGCACCTGCTGGTCTTTAAAAGATCGTGGAGGACTCTCCAAACAGTGTAATAGTAGAACACCATAAGTGTGAGATATTGTACCTTGACACGGACACAAGCATGGTGGTAGGTTGATGTGCACTGTTGCATCAGAGCAAGAAGGGTTCTGGTTTAACTCCTGCAGGGAGCATGGAGTTTGTATGCTTGACCAGCTCTAGAGGTACTTGGACTGAGTTTCCATCAGGTACTCAAgcttccttccacagtccaaaaacatgcatgtcAAGATAAAGTGCTGTATGAATGTGTACTTAAGATGTTAGAAGAGCTTTGAGTGATCAGTAAGCCTAGAAAAGTGCTGCATGAGCACAGCTATGTTGCATACCTATGCTGGTACTTACGCTTTGCACCTGCAAGCACAAGTATGTATAATGTaacaacaaaaaacttaaaatccATTTATTCTGAGTTAAATGAGATTAAAGCAGAAATCAAAGAAAGTTGTGAGAAACACTTGTGCAAGACCCAGACATGCAAGGTTTCGTACCACTGCTTGCTAGTTTATACTAAGCAAATTTTATGCTCTAAGATTTAATGACTGTTGAAAGTGGCAGCTATGAGTTTTTTTCTGATACTGGTGAGAGGAGTCTTTAGTACTGTACTTCAAATAAACCACAGTGAAATGTCACGACAGCGACTTTGTCCCTGCAGGCCTGCGACACCTGTGTCAGTTAATCACTGCACACGATGAGCACGGAGCCCGCTAGCCTGGAGAGCCTGCGTGTGCTGTATCACAGTGATGACTACATTGTGGTGGACAAACACTGGGACATCCGCATCGACAGTAAGATGTGGTACGAGAAGAACACCGTACAGGCACAGCTTCGCCAGCGCTTCCCTCAGCTGGCTGACCCACGCACCTACTATGGATTTCGGTCAGAATCCCTTTACTTCCTCTACACTTGTCAGATGTTCTTGGTAGCATCAGTAGTCTTATTGTTTTCCTTATCTTTCACCAGGTTCTGTCATCAGTTGGATTTCTCCACAAGTGGAGCTCTTTGTGTTGCCCTGAATAAAGCTGCCGCTGGCCGGGCTTACCGCTGTTTCAAGGACCGCACCGTGACCAAATTCTACCTCGCTCTGGTACAGGGCGCAAATACAGTGAAACACATGCGATTGTGTTCTGACACTATTGCGTGTGCCTGACACAATTGTGCCCTGTAATGAATTTAATGAgtttttaagcattttgtttGTAAAATGTGCCGTTAGAGTCTTAAGAAATGATGCCAGCGATCAAGATCTGAAGTGATAGTGGAAACTGTAACTGCGTGCTGATAAGGGGATGAATCACtaaagtttcagttttattttaaggtAGATGTGAGGCttagcaaaagaaaacaaaagaggaagAAGGCCATGAACCGGACACAATGTGGTTCACCAGATTCAGGCTACTTCCCTAAACTATTATGAGTAAGCTTAACTAATAGAACCAAAACTTCCAGCTCAGGTCCTATTAATCAATTAATGATTAATAGGACCTGACGAGTACTGCCAGTGCTGGCGGAGTTAAAATAGAGCgggcagagaaagagagagaaagagagctgaCCTTCTGTTCTTTGACGACTAATCAGCACGAGAGGAAAGAGAGCAGGTCAACAAGGATTACAGAAAAGAAGAATAACCAGATGATGGATGTGCGGGTGCTCTGAGACACGTGTCAGTGAAAATACACTTTTTGCTTTCCAGATACGTGGGGCGGTCGAAGGAGAGACGCACACTGTGGACTTCTCCATCGGCAAGAACTCCACGGAGGGAAAAACACATATGATGTGTGTTGAGGGAACAGAAGGTACTGAAACTTGGCTTGGTTTGAGTGTTGTGAGTGTGAACAACAATGAGTAGAGACTCTGGACATCGTGTTGAAAGTAAATCATTAATTTCCAACAGTTGTTTGAAttattttctgtgttctttCCTTCTGTGTTCAGGTTGTGAGAACCCCAAGCCTTGCCAGACTGAGCTGACAGTGTTAGAATATGGGTTATATGACGGAGACCCTGTTACCAAGGTGCTGCTGCAGCCACTCACTGGTAATTGCATTTGTTTCAAAGGAAAAATGAAGATTTTCTTCTTGCAGAGGAAAGCCTAGCTTTCATGTAAAGATGGCAATACCAGacctgtttttttgtgtttgtttgtttgttttttgttaccaTAACATTCACTTAGAAAGAAGCAAACACTTCCTAAAAAGTCTCCCTCCCGCTGCCGCTccattttcctcttcttctcagGTCGAACCCACCAGTTAAGGGTCCACTGCAGCGCTTTAGGCCACCCTATTGTCGGGGACTTCACCTACAGCTCGGGAACAGACAACGCCCCGTACCGCATGATGCTGCACGCACATCTCCTCCACATTCCTCTCGAACCTCAGCCCCTGCGCGTCACTGCTGGAGACCCTTTTGTCCCAGCGGTTGATCCCAAGTGGCTCCCGCAGCGCTCATTACGGACACTAGAGGCCACTGTGGAGGCCCTGATACACCgcagggaggaggaggacaggaaGATTAAAAAGGAAGAGCAAGAGAGAGcgagaaaagaggaggaggatgagaggAGAAAACGAAGCAAGGGGCAGAGCACCGAGGAGGAGAGTGAGGAGCAGAGGAgacagtgccagcagtggcTGAGTGAATGGGCTGGAgattgatttattattatttttattattattattattattattattattgttattactttTTGTGGGCTTCACCGTCTCCTCGTGCATGTTGAGCATGCATTTTATTTGAGTGTCCACATCTGTTACATTTCAGCTGCATCTTAGGAGGTGGTTTAGCTCCTTTACGTCCTCACAAACAAGTTCAAGTCACGAAAAGGCATGTGTGAGCATAGTTTATGCTGCACTACTGGGATGTCCACACTATACCCACTGCAAGCTGCGAAACAAGTGCCTTGCTCAAGGTCAAGTTAATAAGAGTTCCTTGttgcttttttaattttaatgtgcCAACATTATAAGAAATTAGCCTTTTTCTGAACTACAAAAGCGGATGTTAGTTTCTCCcagaaaaaagctgtttttaaactCGTGTGATTGGTTATTTATGATACAAAGCACTGACATGCATGAAGTCCCACATGAAACTACTCAGCATCCTGCCCGGGACTTTAACGTTTGTGGgaagttttacagctttatgtctgttttagtcCAGTACAAATACCCTCACttgccactttgttaggtacacccagtcagctgctcattaatgcaaatatgggatcatgggggggggggggacaaccCACATCAGAGAGTTCAGGTCATCTCGCTGTACTCAGATAGCCTCTACAGTCACCAGGTTTCAGTCAAATGGTGAATATTTGCGATGTGGTGGGATGGGAAATTTACATCATGGATGTACAGCTGAAAAATCTGCATCAACTGTTTGATGCTGTCAATcagtgtttccagcaccttgttgaatcaaTGCTGCGAAGATTTAAGGCAGCTTTGGAAGCAAAAATGGGCCCAATCTGGTACTAGCAAGGTGcatctaataaagtggccagtgagtgtacaGAGCACTGATGTGGTGTACAAAGTGCATCTGTCTGCTATTTTTAAAATGGCATgaaaaatatctatttttcacaCTATTATTCTACAATTTGGGGGGATTTTCCCCTTATCATCCCATCAAGTACCAAAAACAATATTTGGATTTTAAACTGGTATATATGATTAAAAACTTGGGATCAGCTACATTTATGACTTTGATCAAAAAGCAGGGTTTGAACATGCCAATAAAATAAAGTACCTGGCTGCCTGATGTGTTTCTTTTCCCCTCACTTCATGTTTGGATCCTGAAAACAATAACACTGCTTACTGAAATGTTAGATTTGCAAACCAACACAATTGTCCatccagtttaaaaaacaaattccaATCAATGTGTCATGAAATAACAGATAATGATGGTTATTATCAGATGCCACTAATGGAAATCCTAAATAAGTAAATATAAAGGCACGGCCTGGGAGGAAGTGAGTCAGGGATTCTGCAGGAAGATGGTTGGACTGGACCTTTATCGTTCTTATTACCTGATCTTtcttatatttctcagctttatGAGATGTCATCAGTCCAGATTTCTAAGGACATTTGCAAGTACTTTTAAAGTATTTGGCaatatgtttttgttatcaGTGCCTAGGAATGCTCACATGGAAATGAACTTTGATTGCATTACATTTAACTttcacaaatgtgcaataacttgaaaaaacaaaaaggttttaGTAAAAAGCATTTATGTGTGGTTTAGCTCCACCTAACAGTAACACCTCTATGACTGCCTGAGACAGTTTATATCTAGCTTTTCCCTGAGACCTAGTGGACCCAGACAGTTGTGTGATATATGGTGGATatgtttgaaaagaaaagaaaagcagtaaATAAAGTTTGCgtttaaaaaatctgttttgtggGGTCACTTCAAAGGATCAGTAAAATACTGCAATGAACAATCGCAAATAAATGAGACTTAGTTCTTCTATACCCTCCCACTCTGCTGTACAAACTGACAGAagcctcttttgttttttatttatttacagaaaTGATAACACAGTTATCACAGTTAAAGGTCAGTTAAATCAAAATATAAATTTATAAATTTAACTGACTCCGCAGAAGAGAGATCTGAATGACGAGAAGAGGGCTGCTGAGACTGTGGAGTAACAGGGAGGAGATCAAGACGTTCAAGCATTTATAGAGGATCTTCTTAACGTCCCTGAAGAGGGAGGCCTCTGTCTGGAGAGCAATGGGTGCAGCAGAGGAGGCCAATAATGCAGATGAATCAATGAGAAGAAGGGTTGGTCTGATTTTCTTGAAGACCAGTGCAGGGATTACCTGGCGAGAGGAATGATGCTGAGGCTGTGTGGGGAGACGGCTTCACACTGAttcagaaaaatatattttctgctCCTTCTTTGAGAGCGACTTCCACTGTGGATAGAAGATCACAAGAAGACACTGTCAGCTCGTATAAATACACAGCCACACTGCTACTACACATAACTACAGGACAGCTGGTACACATGTACAAACAAGAGCATAGAACATTAACAGATGCATAAATATATTCAGAGTTACACTTACTCTCTCTCCCACAGCTGCATTCACAGCTGCACTGTCACTGATATTTAGCTCTGCTTTGACCTTTGGCCTCTGCTCTTTAAGGTACAGCATGAAGGCATTTGGGGGCCTGAGAGCATGTGTTACCACTGTGTACAACTGTGAGGAAAGTACTTTAAAAACATGAGTAACGCTGTGAAACTGAATGTAAGGAGACACCATTAAAGGAGGCTGATTACaagaattcacacacacatctgcagaTAAATGACAGATACCTGCAGATCAGTGAGAAAACGCAGCAGAGAAACTTACTTTGGAGCGCAGCTGTGGGGTGGAGGAGCTGGAAGaacagttgctgttgttgttgctgggATGTTGTTTACAGGCAACTGATACAGTAGATTGTGtggagagagggagaaggacAAAAATCCATAATACTGACACTTAGTCCAGCATTTTAAAGACTAATAATGATAAA contains these protein-coding regions:
- the rpusd1 gene encoding RNA pseudouridylate synthase domain-containing protein 1; the encoded protein is MSTEPASLESLRVLYHSDDYIVVDKHWDIRIDSKMWYEKNTVQAQLRQRFPQLADPRTYYGFRFCHQLDFSTSGALCVALNKAAAGRAYRCFKDRTVTKFYLALIRGAVEGETHTVDFSIGKNSTEGKTHMMCVEGTEGCENPKPCQTELTVLEYGLYDGDPVTKVLLQPLTGRTHQLRVHCSALGHPIVGDFTYSSGTDNAPYRMMLHAHLLHIPLEPQPLRVTAGDPFVPAVDPKWLPQRSLRTLEATVEALIHRREEEDRKIKKEEQERARKEEEDERRKRSKGQSTEEESEEQRRQCQQWLSEWAGD